In Pyrus communis chromosome 1, drPyrComm1.1, whole genome shotgun sequence, the following are encoded in one genomic region:
- the LOC137733879 gene encoding uncharacterized protein — protein MALEGDDEALLCKLFPSSLSGSSLTWFRQLKPRSIEIFTKLHEAFISQYVCNRRLRKDVMILFNTKQNVGESLKSYVTRFMEDMSTLEECDSHTASLAFREGVLPGTKMRRSLIEIPPLNMWEVMARADGIIRLEENELIQSKQATATIAASPAGTTVLTLKPTT, from the coding sequence ATGGCGCTCGAAGGAGACGACGAGGCCCTTCTGTGCAAGTTGTTCCCCTCAAGTCTTTCCGGATCATCTTTAACTTGGTTCAGACAACTGAAACCGAGGTCTATCGAAATTTTTACGAAGCTACATGAGGCATTCATATCTCAATATGTTTGCAATCGGAGGCTAAGAAAAGATGTTATGATCTTGTTCAACACCAAACAAAATGTTGGCGAAAGCCTCAAAAGCTATGTGACTAGGTTTATGGAAGATATGTCCACCTTAGAAGAATGTGATTCTCACACTGCGTCTTTGGCATTCCGAGAAGGAGTGTTGCCTGGAACAAAGATGCGTAGGTCATTAATCGAAATTCCACCATTAAACATGTGGGAGGTGATGGCTCGGGCTGATGGAATCATCAGACTAGAGGAAAATGAACTTATCCAATCAAAGCAAGCCACAGCCACTATTGCTGCATCTCCAGCGGGCACTACTGTGCTTACCTTGAAACCCACGACTTAG
- the LOC137733965 gene encoding UPF0481 protein At3g47200-like has translation MEGSSEDPYDIENLFTPLLISMGQTQENDLPPSPDPCCIYRVPEPLRCVNEKAYTPQLVSIGPLHHGKEGLEEMEGHKRRYLQYFLERTGVSEKDYVTKIKGKEEELRSCYAHTIEFSSEKFVEIILVDAAFIIELLLRGDGEHIKPDSYDRIFYKPGFINFMVPDMLLLENQLPFFILEDLFSWTQKSEEDLLPIEDQVPATKLSVLGLSYEFCKKSTGFYMEKDNWECPSSKVHHFVDLVRTLHLPTAKGNSKNGEQLELLGIPTLTKLHRAGVKFRPVRPSENLFDIHFTDQDGILKIPHLIIDDDTELVLRNLIAFEQCHCTPNSYFFSDYIILIDHLVNTRNDVELLVKEEIVENLLGDNKELSTLINRLCKGVAFDRDEFSYAKLTKDLDNYCKNPWNKWMADLKQTYFDTPWKIISFIVATCVIVLTITQMAWTFTH, from the coding sequence ATGGAAGGAAGCAGCGAAGATCCATATGACATCGAAAACCTTTTCACTCCGTTACTAATTTCAATGGGTCAGACTCAGGAGAATGATTTGCCTCCCTCGCCCGATCCGTGTTGTATCTACAGAGTTCCTGAACCACTACGGTGTGTAAATGAAAAGGCCTACACACCTCAACTAGTCTCTATAGGCCCGCTTCACCATGGCAAGGAAGGCTTAGAAGAAATGGAAGGACACAAGAGGAGGTACCTGCAGTATTTTTTAGAGCGGACTGGGGTCAGCGAGAAAGATTATGTAACGAAAATAAagggcaaggaagaggaattgCGCAGTTGCTATGCGCACACCATTGAGTTTAGCAGTGAAAAATTTGTAGAAATCATTCTTGTGGATGCCGCGTTCATCATTGAGCTTTTATTGAGGGGGGACGGGGAGCATATCAAGCCCGATAGCTATGACCGCATCTTTTACAAACCAGGGTTCATAAATTTTATGGTACCTGACATGCTTTTGCTCGAAAATCAGCTGCCATTTTTCATTCTTGAGGATCTCTTTTCCTGGACCCAAAAAAGTGAAGAGGATCTCCTTCCCATTGAGGATCAGGTGCCGGCTACGAAGCTTTCAGTACTTGGCCTCTCTTACGAGTTCTGCAAGAAATCAACGGGTTTTTATATGGAAAAAGACAATTGGGAATGTCCTAGTTCTAAAGTACATCATTTTGTTGATTTGGTTAGAACTTTACATCTACCAACGGCGAAAGGGAACTCAAAAAATGGAGAGCAACTCGAACTTCTAGGTATACCGACCTTGACGAAACTACACAGGGCTGGAGTCAAGTTTCGTCCGGTGAGACCAAGCGAGAATCTATTTGATATACATTTCACTGATCAAGACGGAATTTTGAAAATTCCACATCTAATAATCGATGATGACACAGAGCTTGTACTCCGAAACCTTATTGCCTTTGAGCAATGCCATTGCACTCCGAATTCCTACTTCTTCAGTGATTATATCATCCTCATTGATCATTTGGTGAACACCCGAAATGATGTGGAATTGCTTGTCAAGGAGGAAATTGTTGAAAATCTGCTTGGTGACAACAAGGAGCTATCTACTCTGATTAACAGGCTTTGCAAAGGTGTTGCGTTTGACAGAGATGAATTCAGTTATGCTAAGCTTACAAAGGACCTCGACAACTACTGCAAAAATCCGTGGAACAAATGGATGGCAGATCTGAAACAAACATATTTCGACACACCTTGGAAAATTATTTCCTTCATTGTTGCTACTTGTGTCATCGTTCTCACTATCACACAAATGGCGTGGACTTTTACTCACTAA